The following nucleotide sequence is from Futiania mangrovi.
CTGGGGCGCCTACGCGCGCAAGAAGCCCGCGGTGCTGGCGGAGAGCTTCCGGACGCTGATGGACTGGTACGTGGCCGGCCGGATCCGCCCGCACGTCTCGAAGGTCTATCCGCTGGCGGAGGCGGGCGAGGCGCTGACCCACATGATGTCGCGCAAGGCGACCGGCAAGCTCGTCATCGGGATCGGCTGATTCCGCGCGTCCTGCCGCCGAAAGGTCAGGAGTTGTTGGCGAGCTGTTCGCGCGCGGCGGCCCGGCGGCGGGCGACCTCCGAAAGGCGCTGGGCGCGCATCTGCTCGAGCGCGCTGATCTCCAGCTGGCGGCGGCTCATCGCGACCCGTTCCCGCTCGCTCAGCCAGTTGTCGTAGACCTTGGAGCGGTAGCGGACGTAGAACTGCTCGGTCGCGGAGTGATAGCGCTCGATCGCCTTCTTCCAGGACCGGTGCTCGTCGAACAGCGCCGTCAGGAATTCCGCCGCATAGGTGACGTTGATCAGCGGGTCGAAGGCTTCCTCCAGGTTGTCGAACGCCTCGCCGTGGAAGCGCAGGTTGATCTGCATGCAGCCGACGTCGATGGAGCGCATGCCCTGCGCCTGAAGCTGGCGGACCTTGGCGATCGCCTGGTCCTTGCTGTCGAAGAAATATCCCTTGCCCTCGGCATTGATGGTCCAGGGCCAGGACACGAACTGCCGCTCGCCCGCATCGTCGCGGATCGACCTGCCGGTTTCCGTCAGCGACACGGCGGCAAGCAGTTGCGGGGGGAGGCCGCGCACCTGCTCGACATAGGCGGTGGTGGCGCGGCAGATGCCGGCGGCGTCCATCCCACCCTGCGCCTGCGCAGCCGCGGGAAGCGGCGTCAGCAGACACAGCGCGGCCGCAGCGGCACGGAGCCCCCATGCAATCCGATCAGCCGTGGCATGAAATGCGGACATGGCCCTGACTGCCCTCCGAAAACCGTCGAACACCGGGTCAGAGTTTCGGCAAACATCCTTAATGACGCGTTAGCGGGCAAAGCTGCCGGAATCGGCCTGCAGGACGCGCCTGCCACGACGGCATCAGCCCAAATTTTGTGCATCTGAAAAGATGGCAATTGCGAAGGCAGAAAATACACGAACGGACTTGATTTTTGTGCGTCGCAGCGTCAGATTATTGCAGTGCGGCGTTGACACATCGGCCGACGCAGCACGTGCCCTTCACGGGCGTTTCCTCCCTAGACTGAAGCCACCTTGGGCCTACCAAGGTGGCTTTTTTTTACCCGCGCCCGGCGGGAGGGGCGCTGTCGCCCGCACCCAGGGGGCGCTGCATGTAGACGACATCGAGCCAGCGGCCGCGCTTGAACCCGACCGCGCACACCATGCCCGTCCGTTCGAACCCCAGCGCGGCGTGCAGCCCGATGGAGCCCGCGTTGCCGCTGTCGCCGATCACGGCGACCATCTGGCGGAAGCCGCGCGCCTCGGCGTCGGCGACGAGGCGGGAGAGCAGGACGCGCCCGATGCCTCGGCCGGCCATATCCGGGTGCACGTAGATCGAATCCTCGACCGTGAAGCGGTAGGCGCTGCGCCTGTGATAGGGGCCCGCATAGGCATAGCCCGCGACCGCCCCGCCTGCCGCTGCGACCAGCCAGGGATAGCCGCCGTCCTGCAGCGTAGTCAGGCGTCCGAGCATCTCGTCCGAAGAGGGGGGAATTTCCTCGAACGTGCCGAAGCCGTTCAGCACGTGATGCGCGTAGATCGCCGCGATGCCCGGCACGTCAGCTGCGGTTGCGGGCCGGATGTCGAGGCCGGGGAGATCGGTCGGTGCCGCGGTCATGGCGATCGTGTCCGCTGTTTCAGGGGCGGGCCAGCGCCTCGGTCATCAGGTGGAGAAACTGTCCCAGCCGTGTCTTCAGCCCGTCGTATCCGGAATTCGGCACGATCCGCGCCTCGTCCATGTAGAGATCGCGCCGCACCTCGATCTGGAAGGCATGCACGCGCTCGCCGGGGCGGCCGTAGTTCTGGGTGTTGAAGCCGCCGGCATAGGGCCGGTTGCGAACCACGCTGAGGCCGAGCGAGCGGAACGCCGCCTCTGCCCGCGCGATCAGGTCCGGTGCGCATGCCGTACCGTGCCGGTCGCCCAGGATGATGTCGGGCCGCGCCTCGCCCGCGTCGAGATCGCTGAACCCCCCGACGGACGGCATGGAATGGCAGTCGATGAGCACCGCCGCGCCGAACCGGTCGCGCGTTTCGGCCAGCAGCCGCGACAGCTTCGCGTGATAGGGGCGGTAGCACCGGACGATCCGCGCCTCCGCCTCGTCGAAGCGCAGCTTGCGCCGGTAGATCGCGCGCCCGCCGCCGACACGCCGCGCGATGGTGCCGAGGCCGCTGGCCACGCGGGGTGAGCGCGTGTTGACGTGCGCGGGCAGGGGATCGGCGAACATGGTGGGGTCCAGCTCGTAGGCTTCCCGGTTCACGTCGAGATAGGCGCGCGGGAAGGTGGCCCGCACCATCGGCATGCCGAGTGCCAGCCCGCCGGAGAAGAGGTCGTCGACGAAGGCGTCTTCCGAGGTGCGCAGCGCCAGCGGGTCGAGATCGCTGGCCGCCAGGAATTCCGATGGATAGACGTCGCCGGAATGCGGCGAGGACAGCACGATGGGCACGGTCTGGGCGGCCGGGTGCAGCACCTCCACGGCCGGGCGGACCCCGCCATCCGGCGATGTCCGGGGCCGGTCCTGGCTGGCGGTGTCCGCCTCTGCGGCGGCCTCGTGGCCGGGGTTGTGAAGGGAAGTCATCGGCGCAGGATCGGTCCCAGTTGACGAACGCGGACGCGCGCGACACGCTTTTCCGGACGTGCGCCGGGGGGCGCCGGACGGGGGAAACGCGCGCTTAACGGTTAGGCGAGGATAGTGTCGCGGGCCGGGGCCGTCCACGTCTTCCGGGTCCCTGGACCGATCACCGCAAGGGAGTTCCGGCCGATGGCCACAATCCTGCTCGCCGAGGACGACGATGCCATGCGTCTTTTCCTCTACCGGGCACTGAAACGGGCAGGACATTCGGTGACGGCGGTGGGCGACGGGTCAACCGCCCTCAGGCACGTCAAGACGCGGCCCTACGACCTGCTGCTGTCGGACGTGGTGATGCCGGGCCTCGACGGGGTGGAGCTTGCGCGCCGCGCCGCCGACCTGCGGCCGGCCATGAAGATCATGTTCATCACGGGGTTCGCGGCGGTGGCGCTCAACCCGGCCAATGGCGCGCCGGTGGATGCGCCCGTGGTCTCCAAGCCCTTCCATCTCAAGGATCTCGTGACCACGATCGAGGGATTGCTCGCGGCATGAAATTTCTTCGCGCAGGGTGACTTGCGCAGCCGCGCCGCCTTGGGTATAGGAGGCGCCTCGCATTCGGCGGCTTCGGGCGCGTAGCTCAGCGGGAGAGCACTACGTTGACA
It contains:
- a CDS encoding transglycosylase SLT domain-containing protein, giving the protein MSAFHATADRIAWGLRAAAAALCLLTPLPAAAQAQGGMDAAGICRATTAYVEQVRGLPPQLLAAVSLTETGRSIRDDAGERQFVSWPWTINAEGKGYFFDSKDQAIAKVRQLQAQGMRSIDVGCMQINLRFHGEAFDNLEEAFDPLINVTYAAEFLTALFDEHRSWKKAIERYHSATEQFYVRYRSKVYDNWLSERERVAMSRRQLEISALEQMRAQRLSEVARRRAAAREQLANNS
- a CDS encoding GNAT family N-acetyltransferase; translation: MTAAPTDLPGLDIRPATAADVPGIAAIYAHHVLNGFGTFEEIPPSSDEMLGRLTTLQDGGYPWLVAAAGGAVAGYAYAGPYHRRSAYRFTVEDSIYVHPDMAGRGIGRVLLSRLVADAEARGFRQMVAVIGDSGNAGSIGLHAALGFERTGMVCAVGFKRGRWLDVVYMQRPLGAGDSAPPAGRG
- a CDS encoding N-formylglutamate amidohydrolase, coding for MTSLHNPGHEAAAEADTASQDRPRTSPDGGVRPAVEVLHPAAQTVPIVLSSPHSGDVYPSEFLAASDLDPLALRTSEDAFVDDLFSGGLALGMPMVRATFPRAYLDVNREAYELDPTMFADPLPAHVNTRSPRVASGLGTIARRVGGGRAIYRRKLRFDEAEARIVRCYRPYHAKLSRLLAETRDRFGAAVLIDCHSMPSVGGFSDLDAGEARPDIILGDRHGTACAPDLIARAEAAFRSLGLSVVRNRPYAGGFNTQNYGRPGERVHAFQIEVRRDLYMDEARIVPNSGYDGLKTRLGQFLHLMTEALARP
- a CDS encoding response regulator — its product is MATILLAEDDDAMRLFLYRALKRAGHSVTAVGDGSTALRHVKTRPYDLLLSDVVMPGLDGVELARRAADLRPAMKIMFITGFAAVALNPANGAPVDAPVVSKPFHLKDLVTTIEGLLAA